Proteins co-encoded in one Helicoverpa zea isolate HzStark_Cry1AcR chromosome 30, ilHelZeax1.1, whole genome shotgun sequence genomic window:
- the LOC124644569 gene encoding mucin-22-like isoform X10, with amino-acid sequence MVSIKFLALLAVVAIVAGSPHHKSIKKKVPYAWTVSSSGSSGVTAGASAAGNAGANAVAFSSLRFLAKGIADRNSLSYKAFKWIGGRTAVSSVNDALDIVLTAAAGVGGLINLWIPGLGSLFSSLVIASARISYCVVGQPSSSHFGLVRDGKANINICANGNYGAKWGWKAYAGDYSNAALVIKGYGLENASAKVNQFLAAKGGIQALDGYEKKIASAIVVVAKLFDRDVKTWSSQDVNTVFAKSTEVLGWLANSYYPRLGGYVLADFLRLGSNKNVVNVGLDLSIFQDQLNQISSYKIQQQLLSGVKKCTDQDFNKANDDDDDDDDDDSDENQSDNGTTTKTVSAGGSQTNTGSTIGSTSTTGSGSTTGSTSTTKTVTENGSQINSGSTKTTGSTTGSSSTTGSSSTTGSSSTTGSGSTKGSTSSTGSGSTTGSTSTTKTVTENGSQINSGSTKTTGSTTGSSSTTGTGSTIGTGSTTGSGSTTGSTSTTKTATEGGFQTNTGTTKTTGSTTSSGSTTGTGSTTGSGLTTGSGSTSTTKTVTEGGSQTTSGSTTKSVSTTGSTSTTGTGSTTGTGSTTGSGSTTKSVTEGGSQTTSGSTTDSESQTYNSNNNSDNDSDNNTGNAGQKHKRSDLSDDVNGNDDSDKIEKKKKLINDLINKGKQKQGKAGSTTDVSKTNSGSSTTVTGSGSTTSSGSTTSSGTTTTKGSSTKTVSEGGSQISSGTTTSSGSTTGTGSTSGSGSTTGSGSTSTTKTVTEGGSETTKTTGSTTSSGSTTGTGSTTGTGSSTGSTSSTGSGSTTGSGSTSTTKTVTEGGSQTSSGTTKTTGSTIGSGSTTGSSSTTGSGSTTGSGSTTGSASATGSGSTTGSGSTSTTKTVTEGGSQTSSGTTKTTGSTTGSGSTTGSSSTTGSGSTTGTGSTTGTGSTTSSGSTTGSGSTTGTGSTSTTKTVTEGGSQTTKTSSTTGSGSTTGSGSTTGTGSTSSTGSTSTTKTVTESGSGSTTGSGSTKSSGSTTGTGSTTGTGSTTGTGSTTSSGSTTGSGSTTGTGSTSTTKTVTEGGSQTTKTSSTTGSGSTTGSGSTTGTGSTSSTGSTSTTKTVTESGSKTDSGSTKTTGSTTGTGSTTGSGSTTGTGSTTGTGSTTGSSSTTGSASATGSGSTTGSGSTSTTKTVTEGGSQTSSGTTKTTGSTTGSGSTTGSSSTTGSGSTTGSGSTTGSSSTTGSGSTTGSGSTTGSASATGSGSTTGSGSTSTTKTVTEGGSQTSSGTTKTTGSTTGSGSTTGSSSTTGSGSTTGSGSTTGSSSTTGSGSTTGSGSTTGSASATGTGSSTGSGSTTGTGSTSTTKTVTESGSQTSSGTTKTTGSTTETGSTTGSGSTTGSGSTTGSGSTSTTNTVTESGSQNDSGTTKTTGSTTGSGSTTSSGSTTGSSSTTGSGSTTGTGSTTGTGSTTGSSSTTGSGSTTGTGSTTSSGSTTGSGSTTGSGSTTGSASTSTTKTVTEGGSQTSSGTTKTTGSTTGTGSTSGSGSTTGSGSTTGSSSTTGSGSTTGSSSTTGSGSTTGSSSTTGSGSTTGSGSTTGSGSTTATGSTTGSSSTTGSGSTTGSSSTTGSGSTTGSSSTTGSGSTSTTKTVTEGGSQTSSGTTKTTGSTTSSGSTTGSGSTTGSGSTTGTGSSTGTGSSTGTGSATGTGSTSTTKTVTEGGSQTSSGTTKTTGSTTSSGSTTGSGSTTGTGSSTGTGSSTGTGSATGSGSATGSGSATGSGSATGSGSATGSSSTTGSGSTTGSSSTTGSGSTTGSGSTTGSGSTTGTGSTTGSSSTTGSGSTTGSSSTTGSGSTTGSSSTTGSGSTTGSGSTTGSGSTTGTGSSTSSGSGTGSTTSSGSTTGSGSTTGSSSNTGSSSATGSGSANSGTGSNNGYGDEYTKISSTNESSDFSDGSEDSYNQKKVENGKTIEASGSKVEESEGNSASSSYSEERKNRDGSYSKVEKKSSNDAESNSSVADESKSETSSDGSFHSQKHHHVSHSSKKSSSDSSYSYSSN; translated from the exons aTGGTGTCTATCAAGTTCCTTGCACTCCTGGCAGTG GTGGCCATAGTGGCAGGGTCTCCCCACCACAAATCTATTAAGAAGAAAGTGCCCTACGCCTGGACAGTCAGTTCTTCAGGAAGTTCAGGGGTCACAGCCGGGGCTTCGGCCGCTGGAAATGCTGGT GCAAATGCAGTAGCTTTCAGCAGTCTTA GATTCTTGGCCAAAGGAATAGCTG aTCGTAACTCATTGTCCTACAAAGCCTTCAAATGGATTGGCGGCAGAA CTGCGGTGTCATCAGTGAATGATGCTTTGGATATAGTTCTGACGGCAGCCGCTGGAGTCGGTGGTCTCATCAATCTATGGATTCCTGGAC TTGGCAGTCTCTTTTCATCAC TGGTAATTGCAAGTGCTAGAATCAGCTACTGTGTGGTTGGACAACCGTCAAGCTCTCACTTCGGACTGGTTCGCGATGGAAAAGCTAACA TCAACATCTGCGCTAACGGTAACTACGGAGCCAAATGGGGCTGGAAGGCGTACGCTGGTGATTACTCCAATGCCGCTCTGGTGATCAAGGGTTACGGCTTAGAGAATGCTTCGGCTAAGGTCAACCAGTTCCTTGCTGCTAAGGGTGGCATCCAGGCTTTGGATG GATATGAAAAGAAGATCGCAAGCGCCATCGTCGTTGTTGCTAAGCTTTTCGACc gtGATGTCAAGACCTGGTCATCACAGGATGTTAACACCGTATTCGcaaaat cGACCGAAGTATTGGGATGGCTCGCAAACTCCTACTACCCACGCC ttgGAGGATACGTTTTAGCTG ATTTCCTCCGCCTTGGTTCTAACAAGAATGTCGTTAATGTAGGATTAG ATCTATCAATCTTCCAAGACCAACTGAACCAAATTTCATCATACAAAATCCAGCAACAGCTTTTATCTGGCGTGAAGAAGTGTACCGACCAAGACTTCAATAAAGCaaacgatgatgatgatgatgacgatgacgaCGATTCTGATGAAAACCAGTCTGACAACGGAACAACCACGAAGACTGTGTCTGCCGGTGGTTCACAAACCAACACCGGATCAACCATAGGTTCCACatcaaccacaggttccggatcaaccacaggttccACATCAACCACGAAGACTGTAACTGAAAATGGTTCCCAAATCAACTCCGGATCAACCAAAACAACCggatcaaccacaggttccTCATCAACGACAGGTTCCTCATCAACGACAGGTTCCTCATCAACGACAGGTTCCGGATCAACCAAAGGTTCCACATCATCGACAGGTTCCggatcaaccacaggttccACGTCAACCACGAAGACTGTAACTGAAAATGGTTCCCAAATCAACTCCGGATCAACCAAAACAACCggatcaaccacaggttccTCATCAACCACAGGAACTGGATCAACCATAGGAACCGGATCTACCACAGGTTCCggatcaaccacaggttccACATCAACCACGAAGACTGCAACTGAAGGTGGTTTCCAAACCAACACCGGAACAACCAAAACAACCGGATCAACCACATCTTCCGGATCAACCACAGGAACCggatcaaccacaggttccggATTAACGACAGGTTCCGGTTCCACATCAACCACGAAGACTGTAACTGAAGGTGGTTCCCAAACCACCTCCGGATCAACCACGAAGTCCGTATCTACCACAGGTTCCACATCAACCACAGGAACCGGATCAACGACAGGTACCggatcaaccacaggttccggCTCAACCACAAAGTCTGTAACTGAAGGTGGTTCCCAAACCACCTCCGGATCAACCACTGACTCAGAATCTCAAACCTACAACTCTAACAACAATTCTGACAATGATTCTGATAACAACACAGGTAATGCTGGTCAGAAACACAAAAGATCTGATTTATCTGACGATGTGAACGGAAACGATGATTCCGATAAGATCgaaaagaagaagaaattgATCAATGATCTGATTAACAAGGGCAAACAAAAGCAAGGCAAGGCTGGATCAACCACTGACGTTAGCAAAACCAACTCCGGTTCATCTACGACTGTTACGGGCTCTGGTTCCACAACCAGCTCCGGATCAACCACGAGTTCTGGAACAACCACGACTAAAGGATCATCTACTAAGACTGTATCTGAAGGTGGTTCCCAAATCAGCTCCGGAACTACCACATCTTCCGGATCAACCACAGGAACGGGATCAACCTCAGGTTCCGGCTCAACCACAGGTTCCGGATCCACATCAACCACGAAGACTGTAACTGAAGGTGGTTCCGAAACAACCAAAACAACCGGATCAACCACATCTTCCGGATCAACCACAGGAACCGGATCAACCACAGGAACCGGATCTAGCACAGGTTCCACATCAAGCACAGGTTCCggatcaaccacaggttccggTTCTACATCAACCACGAAGACTGTAACTGAAGGTGGTTCCCAAACCAGCTCCGGAACAACCAAAACAACCGGATCAACCATAGGTTCCGGCTCAACCACAGGTTCCTCatcaaccacaggttccggatcaaccacaggttccggatcaaccacaggttccGCATCAGCCACAGGTTCCGGCTCAACCACAGGTTCCGGTTCTACATCAACCACGAAGACTGTAACAGAAGGTGGTTCCCAAACCAGCTCCGGAACAACCAAAACAACCggatcaaccacaggttccggctcaaccacaggttcctcatcaaccacaggttccggCTCAACGACAGGAACCGGATCAACCACAGGAACTGGCTCAACCACATCTTCTGGATCGACCACAGGTTCCGGATCAACCACAGGAACCGGTTCTACATCAACCACGAAGACTGTAACTGAAGGTGGTTCCCAAACAACCAAAACCAGCTCAACCACAGGTTCCggatcaaccacaggttccggCTCAACCACAGGAACCGGATCAACCTCAAGTACTGGATCAACATCTACCACGAAGACTGTAACTGAAAGTGGTTCCggatcaaccacaggttccggCTCAACCAAATCTTCTGGATCAACCACAGGAACCGGATCAACGACAGGAACCGGATCAACCACAGGAACTGGCTCAACCACATCTTCTGGATCGACCACAGGTTCCGGATCAACCACAGGAACCGGTTCTACATCAACCACGAAGACTGTAACTGAAGGTGGTTCCCAAACAACCAAAACCAGCTCAACCACAGGTTCCggatcaaccacaggttccggCTCAACCACAGGAACCGGATCAACCTCAAGTACTGGATCAACATCTACCACGAAGACTGTAACTGAAAGTGGTTCCAAAACCGACTCTGGATCAACCAAAACAACCGGATCAACCACAGGAACCggatcaaccacaggttccggATCAACCACAGGAACTGGATCAACCACAGGAACCggatcaaccacaggttccTCATCAACCACAGGTTCCGCATCAGCCACAGGTTCCGGCTCAACCACAGGTTCCGGTTCTACATCAACCACGAAGACTGTAACAGAAGGTGGTTCCCAAACCAGCTCCGGAACAACCAAAACAACCggatcaaccacaggttccggctcaaccacaggttcctcatcaaccacaggttccggctcaaccacaggttccggctcaaccacaggttcctcatcaaccacaggttccggCTCAACCACAGGTTCCGGCTCAACCACAG GTTCCGCATCAGCCACAGGTTCCGGCTCAACCACAGGTTCCGGTTCTACATCAACCACGAAGACTGTAACAGAAGGTGGTTCCCAAACCAGCTCCGGAACAACCAAAACAACCggatcaaccacaggttccggctcaaccacaggttcctcatcaaccacaggttccggCTCAACCACAGGTTCTGGCTCAACCACAGGTTCCTCatcaaccacaggttccggCTCAACCACAGGTTCCGGCTCAACCACAGGTTCCGCATCAGCCACAGGAACCGGATCTAGCACAGGTTCCGGATCAACCACAGGAACCGGATCTACATCAACCACGAAGACTGTAACTGAAAGTGGTTCTCAAACCAGCTCCGGAACAACCAAAACAACCGGATCAACCACAGAAACCGGCTCGACCACAGGTTCCGGATCAACCACTGGTTCCGGCTCAACTACAGGTTCCGGTTCTACATCAACCACGAATACTGTAACTGAAAGTGGTTCGCAAAACGACTCCGGAACAACCAAAACAACCGGATCAACCACAGGTTCTGGATCAACCACATCTTCCggatcaaccacaggttccTCATCAACCACAG GTTCCGGATCAACCACAGGAACCGGATCAACCACAGGAACTggatcaaccacaggttccTCATCAACCACAGGTTCTGGATCAACCACAGGAACCGGATCAACCACATCTTCCggatcaaccacaggttccggATCAACAACAGGTTCCGGCTCAACCACAGGTTCCGCTTCTACATCAACCACGAAGACTGTAACTGAAGGTGGTTCCCAAACCAGCTCCGGAACAACCAAAACAACCGGATCAACCACAGGAACCGGATCAACCTCAGGTTCCGGCTCAACCACAGGTTCCggatcaaccacaggttccTCATCTACAACAGGTTCCggatcaaccacaggttcctcatcaaccacaggttccggctcaaccacaggttcctcatcaaccacaggttccggATCAACCACAGGAAGTggatcaaccacaggttccggATCAACCACAGCAACTGGATCTACCACAGGTTCCTCATCTACAACAGGTTCCggatcaaccacaggttcctcatcaaccacaggttccggCTCAACCACTGGTTCCTCatcaaccacaggttccggATCTACATCAACCACGAAGACTGTAACTGAAGGTGGTTCCCAAACCAGCTCCGGAACAACCAAAACAACCGGCTCAACCACATCTTCTggatcaaccacaggttccggCTCAACCACAGGTTCCGGATCAACCACAGGAACCGGATCAAGCACAGGAACCGGATCAAGCACAGGAACCGGATCAGCCACAGGAACCGGATCTACATCAACCACGAAGACTGTAACTGAAGGTGGTTCCCAAACCAGCTCCGGAACAACCAAAACAACCGGATCAACCACATCTTCTggatcaaccacaggttccggCTCAACCACAGGAACCGGATCTAGCACAGGAACCGGATCAAGCACAGGAACCGGATCAGCCACAGGTTCCGGATCAGCCACAGGTTCAGGATCAGCCACAGGTTCAGGATCAGCCACAGGTTCCGGATCAGCCACAGGTTCCTCATCTACAACAGGTTCCggatcaaccacaggttcctcatcaaccacaggttccggATCAACCACAGGAAGTggatcaaccacaggttccggATCAACCACAGGAACTGGATCTACCACAGGTTCCTCATCTACAACAGGTTCCggatcaaccacaggttcctcatcaaccacaggttccggCTCAACCACTGGTTCCTCatcaaccacaggttccggATCAACCACAGGAAGTggatcaaccacaggttccggATCAACCACAGGAACTGGATCTAGCACATCTTCCGGATCAGGAACTGGATCAACCACATCTTCTGGATCAACCACAGGCTCCGGATCAACCACAGGCTCCTCATCAAATACAGGATCCTCATCAGCCACAGGTTCCGGATCAGCTAACTCTGGTACAGGTTCAAATAACGGCTATGGAGATGAATATACAAAGATTTCATCAACCAACGAAAGTAGCGATTTCTCAGACGGCTCAGAAGACAGCTATAATCAGAAGAAAGTAGAAAATGGCAAGACAATCGAAGCTTCTGGCTCTAAAGTGGAAGAATCAGAAGGTAACTCAGCCTCTTCATCTTACTCAGAAGAGAGGAAGAACCGTGATGGATCCTACTCTAAGGTAGAGAAGAAATCGTCGAATGATGCTGAGAGTAACAGTAGTGTAGCTGATGAAAGCAAATCGGAGACCAGCTCTGATGGCTCTTTCCACTCTCAGAAGCATCACCACGTCAGTCATTCTTCAAAGAAGAGTAGCTCAGACAGTAGCTATTCTTACTCGTCAAATTAA